catgcaaactcctcacagaatggccacaagtcggagacgaacctgcaaccacctcgctgtgaggcaacagtgctcaccactgcgccaccgcgccCGCAACTTGAAACAGCTCCTGGTTATTTCCCACTGAAGTACGCAGAggtcatctggatcatcacctccTCTAATTTTGCGGATACATagggagaaggatgctgaggatggcaGCATGAGGAGAAGGGGGAAGGCCAGGTGGTTGGTGTGACGGGgaaggatgcagaggacagagtgAGATGGAGAAAGGATGATGTGCTGTGACCCTGAATGGGAGGAGCTGAAAGATTTCATGTTTTCAAATTGAGTGACCTTGAAGTTCGATGAGTTATTATTGCACACTAGAGATTaatatttttctaatatcaGGTAGTCTTTTAACTCAGAGTGATGTAACGTCATATTATCTTGAGCTGAACTGCATGAAAGGAAACATTTGCGGTTCTTGATGTTGCATCATTTCAGAATCTGTTCACATCTACCCCTTCCAAGGGGTCACCCCAGTCATtctgcaaacaaataaagagatgaaaacaaaaccgAGCAGTAACTTACTCATATTCATCACTCTTCATCTTGGCTTCATTTTATGTATGATGTTTCATGGGGCCTAAACTCATTGCTTATTAAAGTTCACGCAGCACAATCTAGTGGTTGAATCGATATGCAAGGTGTGACTTGGAGGCGAGAGGGAGGTTGAGAGCGAGCAAACAAATATAGAAACCAAATATCTTGTTGAGCCTGTCAATTACAAAGTCTAGCTATGTGACGAAAACAAATCAGGGTCACTTTTAATGTCAGAAAAGACACTGAATGAGTTCTCATTCAATTTGTCATCATCACTATTGTTCATTTGTGACAAAACCTCCGTGTAATTTTATATTGTCTGCATTACTGTAATTCAGCACTATTAATGGCTTTAACCCTGTTTTGTGAATAAAGCATGAATTAACCTTCATTTATATggtatatttatttgaattaaaaacagcTATATAATGTTCCTatctacagacacacactgaaaatatatgaaaatgaaaaatctgTTTCCATGTTGTGACCTGCAGAGAACGCTCTTGTTGAATTCAACGATTGGCTATTGTGATTGCCTATTGATCATTAACTTGTGGTTGACGAGATGGGATCAAAGTTAGAATAATTTTATTTGTGTAGCAGAGTCAAgctggctttcagggaagaggtgagacagggtttgggtgggcaagagaggcatccagaagactggaatacaacagctaaggtgatcagggagacaggtaggagagtactgggtgtgacttctggaaggaaaggagataaggaggcctgttgtggaccaggaagtacCAAAGATTAGCAAGGTCaaagttagaaaggcaataaagaggatgaagaatgggcaGTGGCCcagatgacatacctgtggaggtctCGAAGTGTCTAGGAAAGGAAGCTGTAgcgtttttaacggggttgtttaatacaatcctagaatGGAaaaagatgccagaggaatggagcaGAAGTGTGCTGGTgaccattttcaagaagaagggagacatacagaatTGTGGAAACTACAGGGGGGGGGAGATTGAGTCATACGATTAAGTTATGGGagaaggtgtttgaggctagactaaggacagaagtaagtatttgtgagcagcactatggctttatgccgaggaagagtatcACAGAAGCAATGCTTGTGTTGAGGCTAgtaatggagaagtacagggaaggtcagaaatagctgtattttgtctttgtagatctagagaaagtcTATGACAAGGTGCCGAGAGGATCTCtcgtactgcatgaggaagtctggagtggcagagaagcaTATCAGAGTAGTCCAAGAGATGTATGACGGGTTAGACTAGAGGTGAGACAgaaagctccttggaatatggtgtttgcagatgacattgtgatctgcagtgaggtcgacccaggagaagaagatacatggacgtagtgagggaggacatgagagtgtctggtgttggggaggacgatgcagatgacagggtgaaggggaaaaacttgatttgctgtggcaacccctcacggtaCAAGCCGAAAaaacagtagtagcagtagtagtagtagtagttacaGACCCACAGAGatgttaaaagaaaatacataaaagatAATTCATTTCATTATGAAAAAAACATTACTAATTTTTTAGTAAATTACTAAAAGCAATTCTGAAAAGCAGATTTCTGATTCGTTCTTCTCcggtttttgtgtttgtcaagTGTCCTCCTTACTACTAGATGTTGTATTTGGAAGCCAAGCAAGATGCAAAGGTGGTCCAGTTGCTCCAGGATGGTCACGGTCACTTTCATCTGTTGTTCAGTTACTCTGACAGACACATTATCCGGTTGCAGCACCGCCagccaggagaggagaagggatttcctcttttttttgattAAGTAAAGCCTCACAGGAAGGTTTGCCATTAAAAATGGTGACGTAATTAAAGGACAGGACTTAAGTTACTGCTactgaaaataaactgttaatggagggaaagagggaggagagatgtggaggaagaagagatataTCAGTCAGCACAGAAAGCTTCAGGCAGAAGGCTGACAGAGTTTAGCAGcttctcatctctctcttcctgatTATGTCATCctttgatgaagatgaactttgCTTTCCACAGCTCCTCAACTCCTCCTGTAGGAAGGTCATACTTCCTTACTATGAATCCTTGTTTACTTATATTGTACTGTCCTTCATCTCTATTGTTACTGTGATTCTCAACATgatggtcatcatctccatctcacacttcAAGTAGGTAAATATTTCATCGGTTTCTGAAACTGGTCtctgcacagaatgaaatggtagaatatcagaatgtgaaggaagactttcatgttcctgtcatgatgcttttgtgtttaATCTGCTGGAATGATAATACTACAAATGATAATaactttatttctcttttctctccaggcagctccacacctccaccaacctcctcctcctctctctggctgtctcagaTTGCATCGTGGGTCTATTCACATTGTTTCAAATTGACCTCATTGATGGTTGCTGGTTTTCAGGTGACATCATATGTGCTGTGTATTTTACAGTGGGCCCTGTGAGTACATGTTCCTCAATAGGGACCATGGTTCTCATATCTGTTGACCGCTATGTGGCTATTTGTCACCCTCTacattattctactaaagttaCCATAAAAAGaattaatgtctgtgtttgtctgtgttggatgttttcagttttttttcacTGTCTCATTCTGAAGGAGAATCTGGAGAAACCAGGCAGGTTTAACTCCTGCGTTGGTCAGTGTGTAATTATTCTAGATTATGCTTCTGGACTTGCTGATACGATTCTATCCTTTATctttcctgtcactgtcattgtaGTTCTTTATATGAGAGTATTTGTGGTGGCTGTGTCTCAGGCTCGTGCCATGAGGTCTCACGTTACATCTGTCACCATCAAGCGTTCAGTGAAAGTAACTGTTAAGAGatcagagctgaaagcagccattactcttggagttgttgtcgttgtgtttctgatatGTGTCTGCCCTTTTTTTTGTATCGTGATGTCTGGCCAGTACTCCATGCTCGATGCTACATATTCTGTCTTCGTCAT
This region of Brachionichthys hirsutus isolate HB-005 chromosome 12, CSIRO-AGI_Bhir_v1, whole genome shotgun sequence genomic DNA includes:
- the LOC137902097 gene encoding trace amine-associated receptor 13c-like, producing MSSFDEDELCFPQLLNSSCRKVILPYYESLFTYIVLSFISIVTVILNMMVIISISHFKQLHTSTNLLLLSLAVSDCIVGLFTLFQIDLIDGCWFSGDIICAVYFTVGPVSTCSSIGTMVLISVDRYVAICHPLHYSTKVTIKRINVCVCLCWMFSVFFHCLILKENLEKPGRFNSCVGQCVIILDYASGLADTILSFIFPVTVIVVLYMRVFVVAVSQARAMRSHVTSVTIKRSVKVTVKRSELKAAITLGVVVVVFLICVCPFFCIVMSGQYSMLDATYSVFVITLFCFNSCLNPLIYALFYPWFRKSIKLIVTLKILQSDSCDTRIL